The Fibrobacter sp. genome contains the following window.
CGGTAAGCTTCCTAACCAGATTTGGGAAGACTAGTTCGCTGTCTTTGCAAAAATCTCTATTTCCAGCGTGTCGCGCTTAGAAGGGTCGGCCTTGCTTTCTGCTATCAGCTGGGCGGTTTCACCTTCGGCATTGGCTTGGACAACTAGATAATCTGACGAAATTTCCTGTTCTGCCTTACCATCGGCTTCGCAGTCGGAAATCTTGTAATTGTTGTTGATCTTTAAAAGGTCCTTGCAGGGAACGAACCAGGAAACGTCTTGGCCAACATACGTCCAGGCTTTGTCTTTGTAAGGCTCGGATGTGAACTGGAACTGGTTGAATCGAATCAGGTCGCCTTCGCTTGCTTCAATGGACTTGTAATATTCATCATTTTGTGGATCATAGAACTGCATGGACTTCAGAAGTCCCGGCTGTTGGATCTGGGTGAATAGCTGTAGTACATAACGAAGAGAGTCTGCAACCTGGTCCAAGGGCGATGAGTTGAGACGAAGATAATGCAGGTAGTAAGGGCCATCTGCAGGGATCTTGAGCGCGCCACCGTATACGGAACTAAGTTCAACCTGTCGCTTCTGTTTCTGGTCAAGAATTTCTAGAATGACAGGGCTGGTAAATTTGTCGTCGTCGTAATTGGAAATCCAGTGGGAGACGATCAGGGAATCGCCTTTCTTGTAGTCGCCAAGCCAAACGAACTGTTCCTGGCGAAGATTGTATCTGTAGATTGCGCTGTCTGGGGAATCCTTAGGACGAGTTCGCTTGAATACGCTACCGGGGTAGGGAATGGAATCCGGATTTGAAAAATATTCGCCTTTCTCTAATGCACGCGCTTTTGTTTTTGCTTCAAAGAATGCGTAAGGGCCGGTGTAGGCGTTGGAGAAGGATTCTGTGGAAATCTTCAAGGTCCAGTTGACGGAATCGTTGGGAACAAGGAGTGTGTCCAGATTCTTTGTATATGATCCGAGGACATTGTCTCCATCGTTTAACTGGTATTTTTTTACGTTCTTGCCGGAGGTGGTAAGGTTGACGCTGTAGCCGTCGTTGGCCGTGAAACCGATGCTGATGTAGTCCGGGGCGTCGTCAATGGAAACAATCCCGCGGATGGTGTCAGTCATGTTCATCTCAATTTCTTCTTCGTCTCCAGTAAAATTGTAGTAGGCAGTGTCGACTTGAACCAACAGACGCAAGTTGGAGTCGTCTGTAAACTTGCCTAGGATTTCTAGGTAATAGTGGTTCTTGCTGAATACGACAAACTGGTTGGAATCCTTGAATACGGCGCCGTCCTTGGATCCAAGGCTAGGAACGAAGTAGTTTGTGTACAGTGAATCCTTTTGATCTTTGGATTTGGGAATTGCAGTCAAGGTCTTGAGTTGATTGCCAAATTCACTGCGGATTTGGATCTTGTCGTCTTTGATGTCGTTTGTAGATGCGAAGACCTTGATGCGGCTTCCCTTGGGAAGGTCGCCGATATACAGGGGAATGGATGTGACGGAGCTGTCGATATAGGTTTCACTGCTGTCTATTGAGGAAGAATCTCCCTTGGACAGTTCGATGTTAACCTTCATGGTGTCGTTGATGGAAATTTCGCCGCGATAGTCGATGTCGGCTCGAGTACTAAGAGAACTGCTTGAACTATAGGACGAAATGGAGGAACTGCTATCGGTGTTTTCCGTGGATGCACTTGATGAATCGTCTCCACAAGCGGTGAAAACAGCTGAAGCGGCAAAGGATGCAAGACCGAATTTAAGGTTTTTTTTGAAACTCATCGTCAGTCTCCTAGTTCAAAATGTAGAACTTCTGCTCTGCTGTAAAGGCCTCGCCGATAACCTTCAGGATGTACCGACCAGTGGGGAACGCCTTGGCCTTGAACTTGAAATTAGTTTTCTTTTCGCCTTCAAGTTCTCGTGCTGCAACGGTAAGCATTCTCTTGCCGAATTCATTCATGATTTCGATTTGAACGAATTGCGGGTAGCCTACAGTCAAGTCAAAATTGCATTCAAGGGAATAGATGTCGATCTGAACCTTGGTTAAGGTGTAGCCGCCGTCCATGGCTTCTCCTCCGACAGAACGGGTGTTGTCGAAGTAGCCTACGTATAGAGCAGGTGCGAACTGCTTGCCTGCAGCAGGGGAGTTGAGGACTGTTTCACCGGGTTCTACCGCGGTGAGAATCAAGGTGTACAGCCCGGAGCTATGCTTTCGTTTGAAAAAATCGGTGAGGGTGGGAGTCCTTAGGAATGCACCAAGAGGTGCCTTGGGATTAAGAGTGATGATGCCGAGGTATTCTGCATACTTGGTGTCAACACCGCCGCCGGAATTCTTACGGATGTTGAACTGTCCTCCGGCCTGGGGGAGATTTGCGGGGGCGTTTTCCCAGGTAAGTTCGTTGTCTGGCCAATCAATGCCGAGCTTCTGGTCGCCAAAGTTCATGTCCTTGGAAGTTTCCTTGAGACCGAAGATATTGAACTGCACGGGCTTGGTTATGCTGTCGGGCATGTCCAGCTGTAAAGCGACGTCAAATAGGGGGCCAGGAAGAGCGGAGAGGTCGTAACGTAGGTAGAGCTTGCCTGCGCTTCCGGATATGTTTGCGACCCTCATTTCCGGGTCGGTATTGTGAGGGCTGTAGTTGTCGAATTCCGAAATCCAGGTGGCTGCGCCGCGACCGCTGGGAATATTGTCGCCGCTATGGTCCAGGGTTGTGTATTTCTTATCGAAAACGTAGATCTTGCCTGTGTCTGCTCCGGTCTGATAGCCGTCGTCACCTGTCATGATAATGTTGTAGCGACCGCTGGCGGTAAAAGAAACGTCGGTGGAGTAAGCCATGCTGTCGGAGAAGACAACCTTGCCGGGGCCAGTTCCTTTTTTCCAGCGGACAGGTACTTCGCAAAGTCCGTCTCCGCGGCCGTCGTCAATGACAGAACCTGTTACGCGGAGTCGGTTGGGCTGGACCAGGAGCATTTCCTTGGGGATGGTAACCTGAGGCTTTTCGTTGGCGCCCTGCTTGGGTGCGTAGCCGACGAAAAGGGGAAGCCTTGCTCCGCCTTCTTCGTTACGAGGGAGATCTTTTCCAAAGAGGGACTTGATGGCAGAAGCCTGTCGTGATTCTTCGACAATCTTGTGATATGGATTTCCGCGGCGCAAGGTTTCCCTAAGTCCAGTAACGGAAAGTCCAGAGTTGTCATTGATGAACATGGGGCGGTCTTTTGCCTTGTCGCTTGCTTCGATTTCGACTCCAATCAGTTCGGCGTTCGCCTTGTTGAAGTTCTGCAGAATTGTATTGCCTTTCTTGGCGGTCAGTCCAAGAATCCAGATGGTGCCGCCGTTGTTGGTAATCTTGGGTCCCTTCGTGTCGCCAATCATGGTGACTTGACGGCCCCACAGTTTCTGGTGGTTAATCTGGATTGTTCCCACGGCAACGTCTTCAAGATAGACGTCTCCAGTACCGATTTCATCGGTTTCCAGGGATTTTACCATCATGTTTTTCAGCAAGATGGATCGGGTAGATTTCTGGATGATGCCGCTGCCGAATTCGGAGAATCGTTCAATGGTCAGTTCGTTAAAGGCGCCCTTCTCGATGATGAACTTGCCCTTGCCATCGATGCGACCTTCGATGCCGATTAGACGGCGAACACGGTTGCGGATATAGATGTCTCTATTGATTGTCCAACGTCCTCCTGGAGGGAAGAATATGGTTTCTGCACCATCATCGATGGCGTCTTGAATTGCCTTGGAATCGTCTGATCCTGTGCTGGATTTTCCACCGTAATCGCCGGCAATGGTTATCCAGTTGTCGGCCTTCTGTTCCGCAAAGTTGGGTGTTTCTGCAACAGCGACTCGCATAGACTGCTTTGGGCTGTGGCATAGCTGCTTGCTTTCTTCAGAAGTGAATTCAATAATCTCGTTTGGAATTTCTTCCTGATATCCTTTCTTTTTGCTCTTGATTGTTTTAGCGTATTTGCTGATTTTCATGGAACGGATGAATAATCCGGCGTCGTTCATGATTGCTGTCGTTGGAACGGATTTCTTTTTACCTGGATCGTACTCTAGCAGACCATCTACAAGACTCAACATGGCGTAAGGACCATGGTTATATACGGCTGGAACGCCGCCCTTGAAACGCAGGGCTCGCGCAGCAACGTTCATGTTCTCGTTTTCAAAACCGACTTTTTTCTGGCCACCGAGGGTGACATGCTCCAGGGTAATAGTACCCTTTTCGCCCTTGGCATATATGCCGATGTTGAATCCGCGAACTTCGACATTCTTGATTAAAAGTGGGCCTATGTTTTCACTGAAACTGAGGTCAACTCCGTAAACGCCGGTGCTGTCACCGGAATAGATTTTTACGTTAGAAAGGGTACCCTGGTTTGCTGCGTTAAACTGGATGCCGATGGCACCGGGATTTCCCTTTCCGGTTCGAATGGTCATGTCTCGGACTGAATTTCTGATTTTCAGTTCTGGCCCCATGCCAGTAAAAATAACAGCCTTCGGAAAATCAGCGTTGTCGAACCCGTAGGTGGAATCAGCCAATTGGATGATTGTTCCGCCCATGCTTTGACCCTGCAGAATGGTTCTACGGCTGGAGGTTTCTGCCTTGCCAGTTTCTGGCCAAACCAGTTGTTCGGAGATTTTGTAAATCCCGTGAGGAAGGTAGATGATGTAGTCGCCGTCGGGATGGTCGTTTAACGCCTGTTGGATGGCCTGGGTGTCATCGGTCTTGCCGTCAGCCTTGGCGAGGTAGGGTTCCTTGGTTACATTGATCACCGTCTTCCCTAGGGGAAATTCCACCTGGGCAAAAAGGGATGCGGTAAACAGAGCCACAAAAAGCACGAAAACGCGATACATATTAACCTCCAAACTACCTTTTAATATATGTTTTTATTCAGGAATGGGGTAATATGTTGCAGCTAGTCTCCGCATTTCTCAAATACAAAGGGGTTATGGTCACCCTGAACCTTAAAAATACGGCGGTCGCGCTCACATTCCCTCGGTGTTACCGGGTACATTTTGTCCCAGGCTTCGAACAGCTTGCGGTCTTGTGAAGAAAGCTTGATTCCGTAGGTCTTTTCCATGTAGAAACTGACTCGGGCGATGATGCCGCGGGCTTCTTCGCGGGGCTGGGCCTTTTTCTCCTTGAAGTCAACGATTGTCTTGCATTTGCCGTACATGGGCGTAGGATCGTTGGTCCACTGGCTGTACATGAAGTTGTTGCGGTCTCCATTGACTTCGCCAATGGCCGGATAGAGGTTGTGGAGGTCACCTTCCATGATCTTGAAGGTTGTGTCGTTGGCGCTGCAGTTCTTGCGGCCACCCTCTTTCCAGCAGGGAAGGAAATGCCCCATGTTGTGGGCTGTCACGATATGCTCCCATTCGATGGACTGGGCTCGCTTGAAACTTTTTCTGTTGGGATTGTTTCGAGGTTCAAAGTCGCAGCTGCTGAAATCCACCGTCTTCTTGTCCAGATACTTGCAGCCACAGTAAAGGGTTTCCTGCAGGTCGCCGTAGTAGATGCGCCGCATCTGCTTTCCTGCATCGCGGTAGTTGTAATGCTGGGGCTTTGCCTCGGGATCAACCTTGGCGAAGGATTCCGTAAAGAGAATCAACAAGACGATGGCAAGAAGAGCCAACATGGAAACTGGAGCAGATTTAGAAAACTTGCGACGCATGTATAAACCCGATATAAAAAAGACAGGACCAAGGAACCTTGGACTCCTGCCTTGAAAGTAGATTATTTTTGATCTGTTGTAATGAACTTGGTTTGCTGAGGCCCGCGATTACTAAGGCCTGCGATTACAGCGCAGGGTCCTTGGCGTTGTTGGCAGCAAAGGCTGCTGCGCGATCGATGCAGGTTCCGCAAGTTCCGCAGGGCTTGTCTCCACCTTCATAACAACTCCAGGTCAGTTCCAGAGGAGCCTTGAGGTTTAAACCTTCCCTTACCACATCGGCCTTGGTCATACCCGCGAAGGGTGCGAAGACCTTGACTTGGTTGTAGGTTCCGATGGAAATGGCCTTGCTGATGGTTTCCACAAATTCGGAACTGCAGTCGGCGTAGGCATTGCCGGCGGCATCGTCCCCGTGGGCACCAAGATAGAGCGTTACGTCGTCGTTTTCAAAAATGCTTTGGGCAAGGCTAGCGCAGGCGCTGAGCATCAGTCCGTTTCTGAAAGGAACGTAAGTGGATACCTTGCCGTTTGCGGCAGCGGAATTAGCCGGTGCCGTGGCAGCCTGTTCTGAAATTTGCTCCGCGTAGCTCTTGTGACTGATTTCCTGGGAGGAATTTGCCAGCAGGGAACAGTTGGAATACTGAAGAATAGTGGAAATGTCCAGCTCGTAATGGGGCAAGTTGTAGAAGTCTGCAACGGCCTTGGCGCTATCCAATTCCTTGCGATGTTTTTGCCCATAGAAAATGGATGTGGTGACCACGTTTTCGGCGCCAAACTTGGCTACAGCCATGGCGACACAGACGGTGGAATCCACACCGCCCGATGAAAGAACGATTGCTTTTTTCATGATAATGTCCAAGGTTCCAGGCGTGAGGCCTGGGCTGCTGTTTACTTCCAGGAGTTACGACGGTCAACGCTTGCGAACAGGCGGTCTGTAGCCTTCTGTTCATAAACAGTACCCGGCTTGCCGTAGTTAGCGAAGGGGTAGATGGAAATGCCACCGCGGGGGGTGAAGATACCTTCCACTTCGATGTACTTGGGATCAAGAAGCTTAATCAGATCCTTCATGATGATGTTGGCACAATCCTCATGAAAGTCCCCGTGATTACGGAAACTGAACAGGTAAAGCTTTAGGGACTTGGATTCCACAATGTACTGGTCTGGAACGTAATTGATGCGGATTTCTGCAAAGTCCGGCTGACCAGTCTTGGGACAGAGGGACGTAAATTCAGGGCAGTTCAGCATGACCATGTAGTCGTTATCCGGATGCTTGTTTGGAAATTTCTCCAACACGTCCGGGTCGTAGTCGTACTTGTATTTGGTGTTCTGGTTACCGAGGAGTGTAACTCCTTCCAGTTCTTCGCTAGACCTGCCTGAATGCTGGTCAAAATAATCCGAAAAGATTTCGGCCATAATGTGCTCCTAGTTTTGTTTTAAGACAGGCGGAATTTCGAACTGTCTTCTCTTGCGATTATCCATAATATAGAAAAGTTTTTTGGATAGTAAGAGTCGGGACTGGGTTTGCTATATTTTGGACATGCAAAACGCTGGTATGGAATATCTTAATTCCCGACTGATGTTCGGGATGGTGCCCGGTCTGGAATCAACCAGAAAGCTCTGTGAAGCCATGGGAAATCCTCAGAAGAAATTCAAGACCATTCATGTGGTGGGAACCAACGGAAAGGGCTCCACCAGTTTTTATCTGGCCGGAGTGCTGCAAGCACACGGTTTCAAGACAGGCTTGTTTACCAGCCCCCACCTTGTAAGCCTGCGTGAAAGGATCCGCGTAAATGACTTGCCTATCGGTGAAGAAGATTTGGATCGTCTTCTTTTGAAAGTGAAGGCTGCTGCAGACGCTATTAATTCTTGCGCTGGGGCAGGGGAGGCCATCGAGCCTACGTTCTTTGAGGTCCTTACGTTGGTTGGATTCCTATACTATGCGGAACAGAATCTTGATGTTGCTGTTCTTGAAGCGGGCATGGGAGGCCGACTTGATAGTACGGCGGTTGCCGAAGGTGAACTGACGGTTCTTACCAGCATTGGCTTGGAACATACAGAAGTGCTGGGCGCAACTGAAAGCGCCATCCTGAAGGAAAAGATGGCTGTTGGCGGCAAGACCTATGTTGTTGGCGGGCTGTCACAGGAACTTCTGGAAGAGGCAAGGCTGTTCGCCGCTTCCCGTGGGGCGGAGTACGTCGTGCCGTCGATTCGTGATGATATTTCTCTGCCAAACTTGGGACAGCATTATGTAGAAAATGCAAGTTTGTCTCTTGCTGCCGCAAAGTTGTTCTGCGAAAAAGTTGCCGGGCGAAATGCTGCCAAATCGGGCTGTGATGGCATCGCTTATGACGACGCTCTGGCCGTCCGTATCCTAGGGAAACGCTCCTGGGCTGGCCGCATGCAGACCCTGGCCAACCGCGAAGGCCGTGTGGATTACATTTTGGATGGAGCCCACAATTCTCACGCGGTTCGCCGTCTTGTCCAGGCTTTGGATCGCTACTATCCGGGTGTCAAGTTCCATTGCGTCTTCGGCGCCCTCAAGGACAAGGATGTGGACGAAATGCTTAAGCTGATGGCGCCTCATGTAAGTCATTGGCACATCACAAAGACTCCTTACCCGCGGTTTCGGGAACTGGATGACTTACGCTCCCAGCTGGCGGCCTTGAACTTGCCGGTAGCAACCGAGGGCCTGCTCAGTCGCGAATTCTTGGACCGTGTCCGCGCAGCATCAGAACTCCCCGTATTGATTACGGGAAGCCTTTACATGATTGGCGAAAGTGTGCAGGCCTTGAAGAAGGATTACGAGGGCCTTGCATTTTTCCGCGGGCTAGACCAAACAACAAACGAACATCGCTAACTCTGGCGGACACTAATAAAATCAGGTTGTCGCTGATAAAATTAGACGACCGCTATTGAAATCTGGCGGACGTTAATGAAAAAACGCGCGGTTTAAACCGCGCGTTTTTTGATGGGAGTTATCTGCACATGTCAAAATAGACTGTGCAGACCCTCGTCTTATTTATTCATCTGCTTGATCAAGTTCAGAGCGGAACCGGCCTTGAACCATGCCCACTGCTGTTCGTTGTAGGTGTGGTTCAGGGTGATGTTGTCGGCGGAACCGTCTTTGTGGTGTGCCACCAAGGTGAGCGGCTTGCCCGGAGCAAACTCGGTGAGGCCGAGAATGTCGAACACGTCCTGTTCCTGGATCTTGTCGTAGTCTGCCGGGTTAGCGAAGGTGAGGGCCAGCATGCCCTGCTTCTTCAGGTTGGTTTCGTGAATACGAGCGAAGCTCTTCACGATCACAGCCTTAACACCCAGGAAGCGGGGTTCCATAGCAGCGTGTTCGCGGCTGGAGCCTTCACCATAGTTTTCGTCACCGATAACGATGGAGCCGATGCCCTTTTCCTTGTAAACCTTAGCAAGTTCCGGAACTTCCTTATAGGAACCGCACTGGCAGAGAACCTTGTTGGTTTCGCCGTTGAAAGCGTTCACAGCACCGATGAGCATGTTGTTGGAAATGTTTTCCAAGTGACCGCGGTAGTTGAGCCACGGACCTGCCATAGAAATATGGTCGGTGGTGCACTTGCCCTTGGCCTTAATGAGGATCGGAGCGCCCATGATGTCCTTGCCGTCCCATGCCGCGAACGGTGCCAGAGCCTGGAGACGCTTACTTTCCGGATTGATGGTCACGGTGATGGAGGAACCGTCTTCTGCCGGAGCCTGGAAACCAGCATCCTTCACTTCGAAGCCGTTGACCGGGAGTTCGCACTTTTCAGGAGGATCCAGCTTCACAGCCTTGCCTTCGCCATTGACGAGGGTATCGGTAGCCGGGTTGAAAGTGAGCTTGCCGGAGAGAGCTGCGATTACAGCCATCAACGGGGAAGCGACGAAAGCGTGAGTGTTGGGGTTGCCATCGGCGCGCTTTGCAAAGTTACGGTTGAAGGAGTGGACGATGGTGTTCAATTCCTTCTTGTCGGCACCAGCACGGTCCCAACGGCCAATGCAAGGACCGCAGGCGTTGGTCATGATGGTTGCGCCAAACTGCTTGAACAAGTCAATGAGGCCGTCGCGTTCAGCGGTGTAGCGGACCTGTTCGGAACCCGGGTTGATGATGAGCGGGCACTTGGGGGTAAGACCCTTGGCCAGAGCCTGCTTGATCATGCTTGCAGCCATGAACAAATCTTCGTAGCTGGAGTTGGTGCAGGAACCGATGAGGGCTGCGCTAACTTCGTCCTTGGATTCCGGCTTTGCGTCTGTTGCCTTGATGGATTCTGCCATGTCGGTGATAGCGAAAGCGCGGTCCGGGCTGAAGGGGCCATTGTAATGGGGAACGAGAGTGGAAAGGTCGATTTCCACAACGCGGTCGAAGTACTTTTCCGGTTCGGCTTCCACTTCGGGGTCAGCCTGGAGGTAAGAGGCAATCTTGTCGGCGGCTGCGGCAACGTCTGCGCGGCCGGTAACCTTCAGGTAGCGGCTCATGGAATCGTCGTAGCTGAAGGTAGAGCAGGTGGCACCCACTTCTGCACCCATGTTGGCGATGGTAGCCTTGCCGGTAGCAGAAAGGCTGCGAGCGCCTTCGCCGAAGTATTCGATAATAGCGTTGGTGCCGCCCTTAACGGTGAGGATGCCAGCCAGCTTCAGGATGATGTCCTTAGCGGTTGCGAAGCCCTGGAGCTTACCGGTGAGCTTCACACCGATCATCTTCGGGTACTTCAGTTCCCAGGGGAGGCCAACCATGGCGTCCACAGCGTCTGCACCGCCAACACCGATAGCCAGCATGCCGAGACCGCCTGCGTTCACCGTGTGGGAGTCGGTACCGATCATCATGCCGCCCGGGAAAGCGTAGTTTTCAAGCACCACCTGATGGATGATGCCTGCGCCCGGGAGCCAGCAGTCAATGCCGTACTTTGCGGAAACGGACTGGAGGAAGTCGTACACTTCCTTACTGTCGGACTTTGCCTTGGGAAGGTCAATTTCCACACCTTCCTTGGCGATAATCAAGTGGTCGCAATGTACAGAACTTGGAACAGCGACCTTGGATTTTCCAGCAGTTGTAAACTGGAGGAGGGCCATCTGGGCGGTTGCGTCCTGCATTGCCACGCGGTCCGGATGGAATTCGGCAAAATCAGTACCACGAACATACTGCTTGGATTCTGCACCGTCGATCAAATGGGTGTAGAGAATCTTTTCTGTTAACGTGAGGGGGCGGCCAAGGAGCTTGCGTGCACCGTCAACGCGGACCGGCATCTTGGCATAGACCTTCTGGATCATGTCGAAATTAAAAAGCATAGTTACCTCGAGTTAGTAGACAGTAGAAAGTAGATGGTAGGAAGTTGTTGCTTCGGCGGTCTACAGGCGACAGTCTTGAATTTCATGTGCATAAGTTAGAAAATGTCGAAACTTATGTTTGAAAGCTTGCAAAAATTGTGCCAAAAATGCAGACGTAGGCAGTGTCTTGACTTTTGAAGATTATTCCCTTACATAAGATAAACTTTCATTCCTTCGTCCTTTAACCCTTGATATACATGGTGTCGATTTCGAAAAATATCAAGTACTTCTCCACGGATCTCCTTATAGCGTTCTTCGATTGTTAAAATTTCATTTATGTTGTCATTATGTATTTTTGTGGCGTTCTTGAAATATAGAAAAGGCTGAATGTCATAAAATGACAAAAGAACTGCTTTGGATGTAGATGCCAATTTTAGGTGTTGAAATTATGCGTGCGTTCTGTTTTTTTTCTCCAAAAAAATGTGGAATTATCTATGTTTAGTGTGTTGTAGAGCTTGATGAACGGTTTTAAGGAGGACGTTCTTATGAACATGAAATTTATTAATGGTTTCTTTGCTGCTGTTTTGGCAACCTCCATGATCGTTGGCTGCGATGATGATTCGTCTTCTGTGTCCGCACCAAAGGATGATCCCGTGTCATCGTCTAGCGCTGAAGAACGTTCTTCGTCAAGTGTCATTCTGAGCGATAGCGATATAGAATCGTCGGGGACTTCGTCCCCTTACGAAATCTTATCCTCTGCTGAGGAAGAATCTAGCAGTTCTTCGGAAGTTGCAGTGAGTTCTTCTTCAATTGTTGCGAATTCGTCGAGTTCGAACGATGACGTGGATAGGTCTTCTTCATCTGACATTGAGGCGGAATCTTCATCCTCGTCATCCTGGAGCAGCGCAGCGGCGATAGGATCCAGTAGCAGCATCGCTTCGTCCAACAGTTTCAATGACGGCAGCGAATATGACGCTACTGCAAACACATTGAAGGACCTTCGCGACGGTCATACTTACAAAACAGTAACCATCGGTACACAGATCTGGATGGCGGAAAACCTGAATTATGCCTATACAGGCGTACCTTACCAATTCGTCAAATATACAAGCTTCTCCTCGGACTCCACTAGTTGGTGCTATGACAATGAGGTTGCCAACTGCGACAAGTACGGTCGCTTGTATACTTGGGCTGCTGCCATTGACTCAGTGACTCTGGCAAATAATGCTGACAATCCACAGATTTGCGGATATGACAAGACTTGTATGTTATCGACTGTTACTCGGGGCGTTTGCCCCTCTGGTTGGCACTTGCCCTCTATGGATGAGTTCATCACCCTGATGGATGCTGTTGGAGGTTATGCTACTTTGGGTATTGTTCTTAAGTCGCAAATTGGTTGGGAGTCAAAAGAAGGTGTGCCGGCAGGCACTGATGCCTACGGTTTCTCCGCGCTTCCCGCGGGCTTCGGGTTCTATGATGGTGTTTTCTCAATTGTCGGCAAATTAGCTTACTTTTGGTCTAGTAGCGAAGACCAGAGTGACGGTGCCTACGGCCTGGACTTGTCCTACGATGACGAGGAGGGCGACATAGTCGGCCGCATCAAGAGCTGCGCCTTCTCGGTACGTTGCGTAAAGGATTAGACGCTGTGTTACGTGTTGGGCGATAATTTTCGCGAATAATCTCAAATCCAAGCTTTTCCACATAGAATTGCTTTAAAACTTCGTAGTTTGAAACGATGATGACAACGTGGTGGATTTGATCAAATTTCATGAGTTAGCTTCTATATTGAGAAATATAACATCAACGGGATTCCTTTCTTTTTTCCTATTTTTGCGGCATAATGAAAATCCTTCAGATCAACAAGATTTTTAATCGCTTGGGTAAGTTCCAGACAGCCCATCGTCGTGGAATTCTTATTGGGATTATTCTTTTTACTCTGGCTGCCGCTGCCGGCATTTTACGTTTTGAGTTCAGTTTTACAAATGATGGCTGGTTTCTGGAAGGGGACCCGGCCAAGGTCAATGCGGAAAAGTTCCG
Protein-coding sequences here:
- a CDS encoding glycoside hydrolase family 55 protein, which translates into the protein MYRVFVLFVALFTASLFAQVEFPLGKTVINVTKEPYLAKADGKTDDTQAIQQALNDHPDGDYIIYLPHGIYKISEQLVWPETGKAETSSRRTILQGQSMGGTIIQLADSTYGFDNADFPKAVIFTGMGPELKIRNSVRDMTIRTGKGNPGAIGIQFNAANQGTLSNVKIYSGDSTGVYGVDLSFSENIGPLLIKNVEVRGFNIGIYAKGEKGTITLEHVTLGGQKKVGFENENMNVAARALRFKGGVPAVYNHGPYAMLSLVDGLLEYDPGKKKSVPTTAIMNDAGLFIRSMKISKYAKTIKSKKKGYQEEIPNEIIEFTSEESKQLCHSPKQSMRVAVAETPNFAEQKADNWITIAGDYGGKSSTGSDDSKAIQDAIDDGAETIFFPPGGRWTINRDIYIRNRVRRLIGIEGRIDGKGKFIIEKGAFNELTIERFSEFGSGIIQKSTRSILLKNMMVKSLETDEIGTGDVYLEDVAVGTIQINHQKLWGRQVTMIGDTKGPKITNNGGTIWILGLTAKKGNTILQNFNKANAELIGVEIEASDKAKDRPMFINDNSGLSVTGLRETLRRGNPYHKIVEESRQASAIKSLFGKDLPRNEEGGARLPLFVGYAPKQGANEKPQVTIPKEMLLVQPNRLRVTGSVIDDGRGDGLCEVPVRWKKGTGPGKVVFSDSMAYSTDVSFTASGRYNIIMTGDDGYQTGADTGKIYVFDKKYTTLDHSGDNIPSGRGAATWISEFDNYSPHNTDPEMRVANISGSAGKLYLRYDLSALPGPLFDVALQLDMPDSITKPVQFNIFGLKETSKDMNFGDQKLGIDWPDNELTWENAPANLPQAGGQFNIRKNSGGGVDTKYAEYLGIITLNPKAPLGAFLRTPTLTDFFKRKHSSGLYTLILTAVEPGETVLNSPAAGKQFAPALYVGYFDNTRSVGGEAMDGGYTLTKVQIDIYSLECNFDLTVGYPQFVQIEIMNEFGKRMLTVAARELEGEKKTNFKFKAKAFPTGRYILKVIGEAFTAEQKFYILN
- a CDS encoding endonuclease — translated: MRRKFSKSAPVSMLALLAIVLLILFTESFAKVDPEAKPQHYNYRDAGKQMRRIYYGDLQETLYCGCKYLDKKTVDFSSCDFEPRNNPNRKSFKRAQSIEWEHIVTAHNMGHFLPCWKEGGRKNCSANDTTFKIMEGDLHNLYPAIGEVNGDRNNFMYSQWTNDPTPMYGKCKTIVDFKEKKAQPREEARGIIARVSFYMEKTYGIKLSSQDRKLFEAWDKMYPVTPRECERDRRIFKVQGDHNPFVFEKCGD
- the queC gene encoding 7-cyano-7-deazaguanine synthase QueC, with the protein product MKKAIVLSSGGVDSTVCVAMAVAKFGAENVVTTSIFYGQKHRKELDSAKAVADFYNLPHYELDISTILQYSNCSLLANSSQEISHKSYAEQISEQAATAPANSAAANGKVSTYVPFRNGLMLSACASLAQSIFENDDVTLYLGAHGDDAAGNAYADCSSEFVETISKAISIGTYNQVKVFAPFAGMTKADVVREGLNLKAPLELTWSCYEGGDKPCGTCGTCIDRAAAFAANNAKDPAL
- the queF gene encoding preQ(1) synthase — translated: MAEIFSDYFDQHSGRSSEELEGVTLLGNQNTKYKYDYDPDVLEKFPNKHPDNDYMVMLNCPEFTSLCPKTGQPDFAEIRINYVPDQYIVESKSLKLYLFSFRNHGDFHEDCANIIMKDLIKLLDPKYIEVEGIFTPRGGISIYPFANYGKPGTVYEQKATDRLFASVDRRNSWK
- a CDS encoding bifunctional folylpolyglutamate synthase/dihydrofolate synthase, with amino-acid sequence MEYLNSRLMFGMVPGLESTRKLCEAMGNPQKKFKTIHVVGTNGKGSTSFYLAGVLQAHGFKTGLFTSPHLVSLRERIRVNDLPIGEEDLDRLLLKVKAAADAINSCAGAGEAIEPTFFEVLTLVGFLYYAEQNLDVAVLEAGMGGRLDSTAVAEGELTVLTSIGLEHTEVLGATESAILKEKMAVGGKTYVVGGLSQELLEEARLFAASRGAEYVVPSIRDDISLPNLGQHYVENASLSLAAAKLFCEKVAGRNAAKSGCDGIAYDDALAVRILGKRSWAGRMQTLANREGRVDYILDGAHNSHAVRRLVQALDRYYPGVKFHCVFGALKDKDVDEMLKLMAPHVSHWHITKTPYPRFRELDDLRSQLAALNLPVATEGLLSREFLDRVRAASELPVLITGSLYMIGESVQALKKDYEGLAFFRGLDQTTNEHR